In a genomic window of Paraburkholderia phenazinium:
- a CDS encoding LysR family transcriptional regulator, with the protein MDTLENMRMFVRVTETGSFTKAANLASVSTAHVSRAITDLESHLHTRLLQRTTRRVTLTGAGERYLQRCEHILAHVELAETEAAGAGTRPSGKLKVHATASVGQHHLARLIARYSKRFPEVLIELVLSQNVPNIVNEGIDVSVVMTRDLVDSNLVSQRIGSVQTILCASPQYLSRRGTPARLADLSQHTCLQLMLPDVPPGEWQFEDVSEPVFCHMRPAPLTVNVAEALVETIREGMGIGPLPISVALPGLRDGSLVRVLPEHRLRECNIYAIYASRRYLDAKIRTFVEFARDQVPLALADENRELLSSENTPLAQPVI; encoded by the coding sequence ATGGATACTTTAGAAAACATGCGGATGTTCGTGCGAGTTACGGAAACCGGCAGCTTCACGAAGGCCGCGAATCTTGCGTCTGTGTCGACAGCACACGTTTCACGTGCAATCACGGACCTTGAATCGCATCTGCACACACGACTGCTGCAAAGAACAACGCGGCGAGTCACGCTTACCGGTGCTGGCGAACGCTATCTACAACGCTGCGAGCACATTCTGGCCCATGTTGAACTCGCAGAGACCGAGGCGGCAGGCGCGGGCACCCGCCCCTCCGGCAAGTTAAAGGTCCACGCGACAGCCAGTGTCGGTCAACACCATCTGGCGCGGCTCATCGCACGCTATAGCAAACGGTTTCCGGAGGTACTGATCGAGCTGGTACTCTCGCAGAACGTGCCCAATATCGTTAACGAAGGTATCGACGTGTCCGTGGTGATGACGCGAGATCTTGTGGATTCGAACTTGGTGTCCCAACGCATTGGAAGCGTGCAAACGATTCTGTGCGCCTCTCCACAATACCTGTCGAGGCGCGGCACTCCGGCTCGTCTTGCGGACCTGAGCCAACACACATGCCTGCAATTGATGTTGCCGGATGTGCCTCCCGGAGAATGGCAATTTGAGGATGTAAGCGAGCCGGTTTTTTGTCACATGCGGCCTGCACCGCTCACCGTCAATGTCGCCGAAGCGCTGGTCGAGACGATACGTGAGGGGATGGGAATCGGACCTTTGCCGATTTCTGTCGCGCTGCCGGGCTTACGCGATGGGAGCCTTGTTCGCGTCTTGCCTGAGCACCGCCTGCGAGAGTGCAACATCTATGCGATATATGCGTCGAGACGCTACCTCGACGCCAAGATCAGAACCTTCGTCGAGTTCGCGCGAGACCAGG
- a CDS encoding NmrA family NAD(P)-binding protein, whose amino-acid sequence MFSVIGVTGQVGGVAARLLLANGYDVRAVVRNPDHTPTLREQGYEVSVANLRDTQALALAFQGAEGVFVMLPLNFDPSSDFSEAREIASSLHDAIVTAQPRKVVCLSTIGAQVSQPSLLTQVRYLEEALGNLQMPVAFVRAAWFMENALCDVEPACESGEIPTFFQPLGQTIPMVATADIGRVVSETLTEEWDGIRIIELEGDRRISPNDIARTFDRLLGREVRPKLVPRDAWEAVFRAQGMKNPGPRMQMLDGFNEGWLKFEGRRTETRIGRVPLDVVLRELIRNAC is encoded by the coding sequence ATGTTTTCCGTGATTGGAGTCACCGGCCAGGTAGGAGGCGTTGCTGCCCGACTGCTTCTGGCAAACGGATACGACGTTCGCGCCGTTGTTCGAAATCCGGACCATACGCCGACGTTGCGGGAGCAGGGATACGAGGTTTCGGTTGCCAATTTGCGCGATACGCAAGCGTTGGCGCTGGCGTTCCAGGGAGCGGAAGGCGTTTTTGTGATGTTGCCCCTGAATTTCGATCCTTCTTCGGATTTTTCGGAAGCGCGCGAAATCGCCTCGTCTTTGCACGACGCGATTGTCACCGCGCAACCTCGCAAGGTCGTCTGCCTGTCGACCATTGGGGCTCAGGTGTCTCAACCTAGCCTGCTCACGCAGGTTCGCTATCTGGAAGAAGCGCTTGGCAATCTCCAGATGCCAGTCGCGTTCGTGCGTGCTGCGTGGTTCATGGAGAACGCCTTATGTGATGTTGAGCCTGCGTGTGAAAGCGGGGAGATTCCCACCTTTTTTCAGCCGCTTGGCCAGACCATTCCCATGGTGGCAACGGCCGACATCGGACGCGTGGTTTCAGAGACGCTCACAGAAGAGTGGGACGGTATTCGGATCATAGAACTTGAAGGTGATAGGCGTATTAGCCCGAATGACATCGCCCGGACCTTTGATCGACTGCTCGGACGCGAAGTCCGGCCGAAGCTGGTTCCCCGGGACGCATGGGAGGCAGTGTTCCGCGCGCAAGGCATGAAGAATCCTGGGCCGCGCATGCAAATGCTCGATGGCTTCAACGAAGGCTGGCTGAAGTTCGAGGGCCGTCGGACCGAAACGCGAATTGGGCGTGTACCTTTAGATGTCGTATTGCGCGAGCTTATTCGAAACGCGTGCTAA
- a CDS encoding porin: MKRTALSTLSLTLLTAAGAAHAQSSVTLYGTIDTSITFIHNANAAGQNQWSVGNASNGDLSGSRWGLKGQEDLGGGLKAIFQLENGFNPSTGQLAQGGREFGRQAFVGLTSGQFGTFTLGRQYDPLVDLVQGITEDNYFGSGFATAGDVDNYDNSSRTNNAIKYLSPVYSGLQVEGMYAFGGVAGQTGSGQTWSAAAAYNNGPISVAAGYFVANNPSVGGLVRPSTTSGSGWGGSSDGTFDGSLINLGLQSAKSINIARVAAQYVAGPFTFGAAYSNAQYKSDGQSAFSSTEKFNTGQGFLNYQATKAILLGVAYSYTKSSGDTGATYHQVNIGADYNLSTRTDLYLIGAWQHASGETLSASGTAVVAAQASVGSYGYGGTNTQEVVSVGLRHKF; encoded by the coding sequence ATGAAACGAACAGCGCTTTCGACACTCTCGCTGACACTGTTGACTGCTGCAGGCGCAGCACATGCACAAAGCAGCGTCACGCTATACGGCACCATCGATACGTCGATTACCTTCATTCATAACGCGAACGCAGCCGGCCAAAATCAGTGGTCCGTCGGCAACGCGAGTAACGGGGATCTCTCCGGCAGCCGCTGGGGTTTGAAGGGTCAGGAAGACCTGGGCGGTGGTCTGAAGGCGATCTTCCAGTTGGAAAACGGGTTTAACCCGAGCACGGGGCAACTTGCGCAGGGTGGCCGGGAATTTGGTCGCCAGGCATTTGTGGGTTTGACCTCAGGCCAATTTGGCACGTTCACGTTGGGCCGCCAATATGACCCACTCGTTGACCTTGTGCAGGGCATTACTGAGGATAACTATTTCGGCAGCGGGTTTGCAACCGCAGGTGACGTCGACAACTACGATAACAGTTCCCGTACCAACAACGCGATCAAATACCTGTCGCCGGTGTACTCTGGACTGCAGGTCGAGGGCATGTATGCGTTCGGTGGCGTCGCGGGACAGACGGGCTCGGGCCAGACCTGGTCGGCCGCTGCGGCGTATAACAACGGCCCGATCTCAGTGGCGGCGGGTTACTTTGTGGCAAACAATCCGTCTGTGGGTGGCCTCGTGCGACCCTCGACAACAAGTGGCTCCGGCTGGGGCGGGTCATCTGACGGCACCTTCGACGGCTCGCTGATCAATCTGGGCTTGCAGAGCGCGAAGTCCATCAACATTGCCCGGGTCGCGGCGCAGTATGTGGCGGGGCCGTTCACGTTCGGTGCGGCTTATAGCAACGCACAGTACAAGTCGGATGGACAATCGGCATTCTCGTCGACTGAGAAATTCAACACAGGGCAGGGCTTCCTCAACTATCAAGCCACCAAGGCAATCCTGTTGGGTGTGGCTTACAGCTATACGAAGTCGAGCGGCGACACGGGCGCGACCTACCATCAAGTCAACATTGGCGCTGACTACAACTTGTCCACTCGCACTGACCTATATTTGATAGGCGCATGGCAACACGCCAGCGGAGAAACACTTAGCGCAAGCGGCACCGCCGTGGTGGCTGCGCAGGCGTCCGTGGGCTCGTATGGCTACGGTGGCACCAACACACAGGAAGTGGTTAGCGTCGGACTACGCCATAAGTTCTGA
- a CDS encoding amidohydrolase family protein: MMNPQLFTNVKIFDGTGAPTFVGEALVDGNLIRAVARGNGGIPRESYYDVIDGKGMTLMPGLVEAHAHVTYSNMAQFSELGLIPIEEHTILALQNVKLMLDSGFTSLYSAASAKFRLEAVLRDAIDAGKFPGPRMRAASPELTATGGLGDERQYHTNHQGFELIADGPDEIRRTVRTLIREGVDTIKMNISGDMFAGRQGFARRLSYTEAEVAAAAEEAHMRGAWLSCHARADAAVKLALKYDFRVIYHCDFIEGETYDLLEAKRDSVFLAPAIGVIYATAYEAEPWGITREFVEKSELFTMIEQCPKVYGELRKRGLRVLPGGDYGFAWNPIGTNARDLEHFVNILGFTPADALMAATKWGGEIMDIPNLGLVSDGYLADLLLVDGDPVENIKLLQDRDNIKVVMKDGVYYKRLIPTPGM; this comes from the coding sequence ATGATGAATCCGCAGCTTTTTACCAATGTGAAGATTTTCGACGGCACGGGTGCACCAACGTTCGTGGGCGAAGCGCTTGTCGATGGCAATCTGATCCGCGCCGTGGCTCGCGGCAATGGCGGGATTCCGCGTGAATCCTACTACGACGTCATCGACGGCAAAGGCATGACGCTGATGCCAGGCCTCGTCGAAGCGCACGCTCACGTCACCTACAGCAACATGGCACAGTTCAGTGAACTTGGCCTGATTCCGATTGAAGAACACACCATCCTCGCGCTGCAGAACGTCAAGCTGATGCTGGACTCGGGCTTCACCAGTCTGTACTCGGCGGCTTCGGCGAAGTTCCGGCTCGAAGCGGTGCTTCGCGACGCCATCGACGCGGGAAAATTCCCCGGGCCGCGCATGCGGGCCGCTTCGCCTGAACTCACCGCAACAGGAGGTCTTGGGGACGAACGTCAATACCACACGAACCACCAGGGCTTCGAACTGATTGCAGACGGCCCCGATGAAATCCGGCGAACGGTCAGGACACTGATTCGCGAGGGTGTCGACACCATCAAGATGAACATCTCGGGTGACATGTTTGCTGGACGTCAGGGGTTCGCCCGCCGGCTTTCCTATACGGAGGCAGAGGTCGCCGCCGCCGCGGAAGAGGCCCATATGCGCGGCGCCTGGCTATCGTGTCATGCCCGTGCGGATGCGGCCGTGAAGCTTGCCCTGAAGTATGACTTCCGCGTTATCTATCACTGCGATTTCATCGAGGGTGAAACGTACGACCTGCTCGAGGCGAAGCGCGACAGCGTGTTTCTCGCGCCGGCCATTGGCGTAATTTACGCAACCGCGTACGAGGCAGAGCCGTGGGGCATCACCCGGGAGTTTGTCGAAAAGAGCGAGCTCTTCACCATGATCGAGCAATGCCCGAAGGTGTACGGCGAACTCAGGAAACGCGGCCTGCGGGTTCTCCCGGGCGGCGACTACGGGTTCGCATGGAATCCGATCGGCACCAACGCACGCGACCTTGAGCACTTCGTCAACATTCTTGGCTTCACGCCGGCCGATGCCCTGATGGCCGCCACGAAATGGGGTGGCGAAATCATGGATATCCCGAACCTCGGTCTCGTCAGCGATGGCTACCTCGCCGACCTGCTGCTCGTCGATGGCGATCCGGTCGAGAACATCAAGCTTCTCCAGGACCGCGACAACATCAAGGTCGTGATGAAGGACGGGGTCTACTACAAGCGGCTCATCCCGACACCCGGCATGTAG
- a CDS encoding SDR family NAD(P)-dependent oxidoreductase, whose protein sequence is MTVKKSVLVVGASRGLGLALAEEYCGRGWHVIATSRSKSAGLASLLERYPESLELETVDIVDLASVRTLRTRLEGRKLNTLFVNAGIAKANVLTTVQVEEKDFLDMMLTNALSPMRVIEVFRDIVAENGVMAAMSSEIGSITNSFGFWELYSSSKAALNMLMKAFSTRHPDDSRALLLVAPGWVRTEMGGPEATFEISESIPLVVDVVERNAGVPGLRYTDRFGEILPW, encoded by the coding sequence ATGACAGTTAAAAAAAGTGTTCTCGTCGTAGGTGCCTCGCGTGGGCTCGGTCTTGCTCTTGCGGAGGAATACTGCGGCCGGGGCTGGCATGTAATTGCGACGTCGCGGAGCAAGTCCGCCGGACTTGCAAGCCTGCTTGAGCGCTATCCGGAATCGCTTGAGCTTGAGACCGTGGATATCGTGGACCTGGCCTCGGTGAGAACCCTGCGCACTCGACTCGAGGGGCGCAAGCTCAATACGCTCTTCGTCAACGCCGGCATCGCCAAGGCGAATGTATTGACGACGGTCCAGGTGGAAGAGAAAGACTTTCTCGACATGATGTTGACGAACGCGCTTAGCCCAATGCGAGTCATCGAGGTATTTCGGGACATTGTCGCGGAGAATGGCGTGATGGCAGCGATGTCGTCCGAGATCGGCAGCATTACCAACAGCTTCGGGTTCTGGGAGCTATACAGTTCGAGCAAGGCAGCGCTGAATATGCTGATGAAGGCGTTCTCGACACGCCATCCGGACGATTCGCGCGCACTTCTCCTGGTCGCTCCAGGCTGGGTCCGCACTGAAATGGGCGGACCGGAGGCAACCTTCGAGATTTCGGAGAGCATCCCGCTCGTGGTCGACGTGGTCGAGCGCAACGCAGGCGTGCCGGGACTTCGCTATACCGACCGTTTTGGTGAAATCCTGCCGTGGTGA
- a CDS encoding SDR family NAD(P)-dependent oxidoreductase — MTVRKNVLVVGASRGLGLALAEEYCGRGWHVIATSRGKSAGLASLLERYPESLELETVDIVDLASVRTLRTRLEGRKLNTLFVNAGIAKANELTSVEVDEKDFFDMMLTNTLSPMRVIEVFRDIVAENGVMAAMSSEIASITNSIGFWELYSSSKAALNMLMKAFSTRHPDDSRALLLVAPGWVRTEMGGPEATFEISESIPLVVDVVERNAGVSGLRYTDRFGEILPW, encoded by the coding sequence ATGACAGTTAGGAAAAATGTTCTCGTCGTAGGTGCCTCGCGTGGGCTCGGTCTTGCTCTTGCGGAGGAATACTGCGGCCGGGGCTGGCATGTAATTGCGACGTCGCGGGGCAAGTCCGCCGGACTTGCAAGCCTGCTTGAGCGCTATCCGGAATCGCTTGAGCTTGAGACCGTGGATATCGTGGACCTGGCCTCGGTGAGAACCCTGCGCACTCGACTCGAGGGGCGCAAGCTCAATACGCTCTTCGTCAACGCTGGCATCGCCAAGGCGAATGAATTGACCTCGGTCGAGGTGGATGAGAAGGACTTCTTCGACATGATGTTGACGAACACGCTCAGTCCAATGCGTGTCATCGAGGTATTTCGTGACATTGTCGCGGAGAATGGCGTGATGGCAGCGATGTCGTCCGAGATCGCCAGCATTACAAATAGTATCGGGTTCTGGGAGCTATACAGTTCGAGCAAGGCAGCGCTGAATATGCTGATGAAGGCGTTCTCGACACGCCATCCGGACGATTCGCGCGCACTTCTCCTGGTCGCTCCAGGCTGGGTCCGCACTGAAATGGGCGGACCGGAGGCAACCTTCGAGATTTCGGAGAGCATCCCGCTCGTGGTCGACGTGGTCGAGCGCAACGCAGGCGTGTCGGGACTTCGCTATACCGACCGTTTTGGCGAAATCCTGCCGTGGTGA
- a CDS encoding SDR family oxidoreductase, with product MSLKGKRIVILGGSSGMGFATAKAAADEGALVVIASSSQERVAKAQQQLPPSAEGHVLNLQDEASIKSFFEKIGAYDHLVYTAGNPLLMADQKDLSFKDAQAFFGVRYWGVFLATKYGAGQIREGGSIVLSSGMAARRPRKGSSVVSSVCGAIEALARALSVELAPLRVNVVCPGTVKTSLWDSFPEAVRKATFQRAEENLLVKHAAEAHEVAEAYLYLMRGSFTTGQVVVADGGASVA from the coding sequence ATGTCGCTTAAAGGTAAACGGATTGTCATTCTCGGCGGATCGTCGGGAATGGGTTTCGCTACGGCGAAGGCTGCGGCAGACGAAGGTGCACTTGTCGTCATTGCGTCTAGCAGCCAGGAGAGGGTAGCGAAGGCGCAGCAGCAACTGCCGCCGAGTGCGGAAGGTCATGTGCTCAACCTGCAGGATGAGGCTAGCATCAAGTCGTTCTTCGAGAAGATAGGAGCGTACGACCATCTGGTGTATACGGCCGGCAATCCTTTGCTAATGGCTGATCAGAAGGACTTGAGCTTCAAGGATGCGCAGGCATTTTTCGGAGTCCGCTACTGGGGTGTTTTCCTGGCCACGAAGTACGGTGCGGGCCAGATTCGTGAGGGGGGCTCGATCGTCCTTTCCTCCGGGATGGCAGCGCGCCGCCCCCGTAAGGGCTCGTCCGTGGTGTCGAGCGTCTGCGGCGCGATTGAAGCGCTTGCGCGTGCGCTTTCGGTGGAACTTGCGCCGCTGCGGGTCAATGTGGTTTGCCCTGGAACGGTCAAGACCAGCCTTTGGGATAGCTTCCCTGAGGCTGTCCGTAAGGCGACATTTCAACGCGCTGAAGAAAACCTTCTCGTCAAGCATGCCGCTGAAGCACATGAGGTGGCCGAAGCTTACCTCTATCTGATGCGAGGTAGCTTTACGACGGGCCAAGTTGTAGTCGCCGATGGCGGGGCATCGGTGGCCTGA
- a CDS encoding fumarylacetoacetate hydrolase family protein, producing the protein MKLVRFGHTGAEKPGIVGSDGVVRDLSAHVSDIDPQLIGADSLQGLDSREIDALPAAPAGSRLGCPIGNIGKVVGIGLNYREHAKEAGAEIPKEPIIFLKANTAITGPFDDVVLPENSTKSDWEVELGVVIGRRARNVSEAVALDHVFGYVIVNDVSEREHQLERGGQWTKGKSHDTFCPIGPWLVTRDEVGNEQALDLWCEVNGGRVQHSNTADMIFSVAQCVSYVSKFMTLLPGDVIITGTPQGVGLGFTPPRYLDGGYTMRLGIAGLGEQCQSVKRYGRG; encoded by the coding sequence ATGAAGCTAGTACGCTTTGGTCATACAGGTGCCGAGAAGCCAGGTATCGTCGGGTCGGACGGGGTCGTCCGCGATCTGTCCGCACACGTATCAGACATTGATCCGCAACTGATCGGGGCGGACTCGCTACAGGGCCTCGATTCAAGGGAAATCGACGCCTTACCAGCAGCGCCCGCTGGTTCCCGGCTTGGTTGTCCCATCGGAAATATCGGCAAGGTGGTCGGAATCGGACTGAACTATCGCGAGCACGCGAAAGAAGCGGGCGCCGAGATTCCAAAGGAGCCAATCATCTTCCTTAAGGCGAATACGGCCATCACAGGTCCGTTCGACGACGTCGTTCTTCCGGAAAACTCGACGAAATCGGATTGGGAGGTGGAACTCGGCGTTGTGATAGGGCGTCGTGCGAGAAATGTTTCAGAGGCCGTGGCGCTCGATCATGTCTTTGGATACGTCATTGTGAATGACGTATCGGAGCGTGAGCATCAGCTCGAGCGAGGCGGTCAGTGGACCAAAGGCAAGAGTCATGACACGTTTTGCCCTATCGGCCCCTGGCTGGTAACTCGGGACGAAGTGGGCAACGAGCAGGCGCTGGATCTGTGGTGTGAAGTGAACGGTGGGCGAGTGCAGCATAGCAATACAGCAGACATGATTTTCTCTGTCGCGCAGTGTGTCAGCTATGTCAGCAAATTTATGACTCTGCTTCCGGGTGACGTGATCATAACGGGAACGCCACAAGGCGTCGGCCTTGGCTTCACGCCGCCGCGTTACCTCGACGGTGGATACACCATGCGCCTTGGCATCGCGGGTCTCGGCGAACAGTGCCAGTCGGTCAAGCGTTATGGGCGTGGGTAA
- a CDS encoding alpha/beta fold hydrolase — protein MKLKYDDVGTGTPVVFVHGLGGTGNVFGAQVAALSPSFRVVVPDIRGCGRSDKAPISIDALVADVVELIDGAGFESVHLVGHSLGTVIVQRLALEHPQMVRSIALIGPIQAAPEAAKTAIRDRAEQARKVGLAGIADATVKGGTSPETKRDHPELAAFVRELVMRQDPEMYAQTCEMIVGLEPAAIEKLRIPALVVTGDQDATSPPATAKGIADKIPGSKYVELAQCGHWTPIEKAAAVNELLLQFLTK, from the coding sequence ATGAAACTCAAATACGATGACGTAGGAACAGGTACGCCGGTCGTGTTCGTGCACGGACTCGGCGGCACGGGTAACGTTTTCGGAGCGCAGGTTGCGGCACTCTCGCCCAGCTTTCGGGTTGTGGTCCCGGATATCCGTGGCTGCGGCCGCAGCGACAAGGCACCGATTTCCATCGATGCGCTGGTCGCCGATGTCGTGGAGCTGATCGACGGTGCGGGTTTTGAAAGTGTCCATCTGGTCGGGCATTCGCTGGGCACCGTCATCGTGCAGCGTCTGGCTCTCGAGCATCCGCAGATGGTGCGCAGCATTGCGTTGATCGGGCCGATCCAGGCAGCGCCGGAGGCAGCGAAAACGGCGATCCGCGATCGTGCGGAGCAGGCCAGGAAGGTTGGTCTGGCAGGCATTGCCGACGCGACCGTGAAGGGCGGCACGTCGCCTGAGACCAAGCGGGATCATCCGGAGCTGGCGGCTTTCGTGCGGGAGCTTGTGATGCGACAGGATCCCGAAATGTACGCGCAAACCTGCGAGATGATTGTCGGCCTCGAACCGGCGGCAATCGAGAAGCTGCGGATTCCGGCGCTGGTTGTGACGGGCGATCAGGATGCAACGTCGCCGCCTGCGACTGCGAAGGGCATTGCCGACAAGATTCCGGGCTCGAAGTATGTCGAACTGGCGCAATGCGGTCACTGGACGCCCATCGAAAAGGCAGCAGCCGTGAACGAATTGCTGCTCCAGTTCCTGACGAAATAA
- a CDS encoding DUF1636 family protein codes for MALTVHESLVPLDAVNPDMNGCDQSSTVAICRTCPRDRPHSGEQGLALYNEIKERLTSQGMTVMLVHCLGSCRTPCAVALDAPAKPRVRLSGLKDVNALDLIDAALGYRQAASDDVSVMTLPAMLQQHVTAISPKRKRSAA; via the coding sequence GTGGCGCTTACCGTGCACGAGAGCCTAGTACCACTCGATGCCGTCAACCCGGATATGAACGGGTGCGACCAATCGAGTACCGTCGCAATCTGCCGTACCTGCCCGAGGGACAGGCCGCACAGCGGTGAGCAGGGACTGGCTCTCTATAACGAAATAAAGGAAAGGCTGACCAGCCAGGGTATGACCGTGATGCTGGTCCACTGCCTCGGCAGTTGCCGGACGCCGTGCGCTGTTGCGCTTGATGCGCCGGCGAAGCCACGGGTACGGCTGTCCGGCCTGAAGGACGTCAATGCGCTGGATCTGATCGATGCAGCACTTGGGTACCGGCAGGCGGCATCGGATGACGTGAGCGTCATGACGCTTCCGGCGATGCTGCAGCAACACGTAACTGCGATTTCACCGAAACGGAAACGAAGCGCAGCATAA
- a CDS encoding DUF4148 domain-containing protein yields MKTILSALGLASLLIVGAAAHADSVSGSAQNQNTPTQSPASLDQGGTEAGATAYGSPNRGLTRQEVREQLIQAQNDGQLKALNAALYSRP; encoded by the coding sequence GTGAAAACTATTCTTTCGGCTCTTGGCCTTGCCTCTCTTCTGATAGTCGGAGCTGCCGCTCATGCGGATTCGGTGTCCGGTTCCGCTCAGAATCAGAACACGCCCACCCAGTCACCGGCCAGCTTGGATCAAGGCGGTACAGAGGCCGGGGCAACCGCTTACGGTAGTCCGAATAGGGGGCTAACCCGTCAGGAAGTGCGTGAACAATTGATTCAGGCCCAGAACGATGGGCAGCTGAAAGCGTTGAATGCTGCGCTCTATAGTCGGCCCTAA
- a CDS encoding c-type cytochrome — MNVSTFRGVCASILSLLAFTASAQSQDPNYQLVERGEYLSRVGNCAACHTAPGGAPLAGGLPMALPMGRIFSTNITPDPVTGIGKYTEQDFSRALREGVAKDGHNLYPAMPYTSFAKVNDADVHALYVYFMHGVRPAQKNNRQPDISPLLAIRWPIKIWNAIFLDSKVYEPVSGRDARWNRGAYLVQGLGHCGACHTARGVAHQELALDGSRAGFLGGALIDNWYASDLTGDSNTGLGQWTEEEVSEFLKRGSNRHATSFGSMVEVINQSTQGMTDADVAAMAHYLKSLPPARDSAEGRAVYISQSAFASPTSDRTPVQSGKGLYAIYCLQCHGADGKGVAPLIAPLQRNPNLLETDASSLINVSLNGTGRVVIQGVPAAYPMPSFGAVMSDHDIAEVLTYIRGSWGNHADAVGERSVALMRNRTKSAAEQE; from the coding sequence ATGAATGTTTCTACGTTCCGTGGCGTTTGCGCGTCAATACTTTCACTCCTCGCATTCACTGCAAGCGCTCAAAGTCAGGATCCCAATTATCAACTGGTCGAACGAGGAGAATATCTTTCCCGGGTCGGAAACTGCGCAGCCTGTCATACCGCGCCCGGCGGTGCTCCGCTGGCAGGTGGCTTACCGATGGCTTTGCCGATGGGCAGGATTTTCTCCACGAACATCACGCCAGATCCGGTGACCGGTATCGGCAAGTATACCGAACAAGACTTCTCCCGAGCACTCCGTGAAGGTGTGGCGAAGGATGGCCACAACCTCTATCCGGCGATGCCGTACACATCCTTTGCGAAGGTGAACGACGCGGATGTGCATGCACTATATGTATATTTCATGCATGGGGTGCGTCCGGCACAGAAGAACAATCGGCAACCGGACATCAGTCCGCTGCTCGCCATTCGCTGGCCGATAAAGATCTGGAACGCAATCTTTCTGGACTCAAAGGTCTATGAGCCTGTGTCGGGTCGGGATGCGCGGTGGAATCGCGGAGCTTATCTAGTCCAAGGTCTGGGGCATTGCGGAGCATGCCACACCGCGCGCGGTGTGGCTCATCAGGAGCTTGCACTTGACGGCTCGCGGGCGGGATTTCTCGGCGGTGCGTTAATCGACAACTGGTACGCATCCGATCTGACCGGAGACTCGAATACGGGACTAGGACAATGGACCGAGGAGGAAGTTTCGGAATTTCTTAAGAGAGGATCAAACCGGCACGCCACCAGCTTTGGCTCAATGGTTGAAGTCATCAATCAAAGTACGCAGGGTATGACTGATGCCGATGTGGCTGCGATGGCGCATTACCTGAAGTCATTGCCCCCAGCTCGTGATTCGGCGGAAGGGAGGGCCGTATACATTTCACAATCTGCGTTCGCATCCCCCACTTCTGATAGAACACCGGTACAAAGCGGGAAGGGCTTGTATGCGATCTATTGTCTGCAATGCCATGGCGCCGACGGGAAGGGAGTGGCGCCACTGATTGCGCCTCTTCAGCGCAACCCGAATCTGCTCGAAACCGATGCGTCGTCATTGATCAACGTCTCACTGAACGGGACGGGCAGGGTGGTGATCCAGGGTGTCCCGGCGGCGTACCCGATGCCGTCCTTTGGCGCAGTCATGAGCGATCATGACATTGCGGAGGTGTTGACTTACATCCGTGGCAGTTGGGGTAACCACGCGGATGCCGTAGGCGAAAGGAGCGTCGCATTAATGCGCAACCGAACGAAATCTGCTGCAGAGCAAGAGTAA